One genomic region from Nymphaea colorata isolate Beijing-Zhang1983 chromosome 12, ASM883128v2, whole genome shotgun sequence encodes:
- the LOC116265795 gene encoding uncharacterized protein LOC116265795 isoform X2 → MARRFLCLVSILFFMYPFFSSHAFAKSPLRRPITDQEIRTRKDECYTDIQSGLWGLHCKSSKIMKENCALRCLSPVCYSLVYEGDPLEEGEIDYIRSQEYKYCLHKTW, encoded by the exons ATGGCGAGACGTTTTCTATGCTTGGTCTCTATCTTGTTCTTCATGTACCCTTTCTTTAGCAGCCACGCCTTTGCGAAGTCACCCCTCCGGCGCCCCATCACG GATCAGGAGATACGGACCAGAAAGGATGAATGCTATACAGATATCCAAAG TGGGCTTTGGGGACTACATTGCAAATCTTCAAAGATAATGAAAGAGAATTGTGCTTTGCGCTGTCTTTCTCCAGTTTGCTATTCACTTGTCTATGAAGGTGACCCT CTCGAAGAAGGAGAGATAGATTATATTCGAAGCCAGGAGTATAAGTACTGCTTACACAA